In a genomic window of Stakelama saccharophila:
- the rsmA gene encoding 16S rRNA (adenine(1518)-N(6)/adenine(1519)-N(6))-dimethyltransferase RsmA has product MTAPDLPPLREVIRAHGLQASRALGQNFLFDSNILGRIADIPGDLAGRPVLEIGPGPGGLTRALLAAGARVIAIERDHRCIPVLAELADAYPGYLEVIEGDALEVDLSARFGQKPSIVANLPYNVGTALLVSWLSAPWTPWWRDLTLMFQREVADRIVAEPNTAAYGRLSVLAQWRAAARIAMPVHRSAFTPPPKIMSAVVHIVPVEQPRDVAFSSLERLTAAAFGQRRKMLRQSLKAVPGAVAALERCGIAPTRRAETVSVEEFVALARALDA; this is encoded by the coding sequence ATGACCGCGCCCGACCTCCCGCCGCTGCGCGAGGTGATCCGCGCGCACGGCCTTCAGGCCAGCAGGGCCCTTGGCCAGAACTTTTTATTCGATTCCAATATCCTTGGACGGATTGCTGATATTCCGGGTGATCTTGCGGGGCGGCCCGTGCTGGAGATCGGCCCCGGCCCCGGCGGCCTGACCCGGGCGTTGCTCGCAGCCGGCGCGCGCGTAATTGCCATCGAACGCGACCATCGTTGCATTCCCGTGCTGGCCGAGCTGGCCGACGCCTATCCAGGGTATCTCGAGGTGATCGAAGGCGATGCGCTGGAGGTCGATCTGTCCGCCCGGTTCGGGCAGAAACCCTCGATCGTCGCGAACCTTCCCTATAATGTCGGAACCGCATTGCTCGTGTCGTGGCTGTCTGCACCGTGGACGCCGTGGTGGCGCGATCTGACGCTGATGTTCCAGCGCGAAGTCGCGGATCGCATCGTCGCCGAACCGAACACCGCGGCATATGGGCGGTTGTCGGTCCTGGCCCAATGGCGTGCTGCGGCCAGGATCGCGATGCCGGTTCATCGCTCCGCCTTTACCCCGCCGCCGAAGATCATGTCGGCGGTGGTCCACATCGTCCCGGTGGAGCAGCCGCGCGATGTCGCGTTTTCTTCGCTGGAGCGCTTGACCGCGGCGGCATTCGGTCAACGCCGCAAGATGCTGCGGCAAAGCCTGAAGGCGGTGCCCGGCGCGGTTGCCGCGCTGGAGCGCTGTGGCATTGCACCGACGCGTCGGGCCGAAACGGTCAGTGTCGAAGAGTTCGTAGCCCTTGCACGGGCGCTGGACGCCTGA
- the pdxA gene encoding 4-hydroxythreonine-4-phosphate dehydrogenase PdxA, which translates to MIPPLAVAMGDPAGVGPEIVAKAWMARGVHSLTPFFVVGDMQAISAVWDGPVAAIDRPQEAAAVFATALPILTVHNSGNTVPGKPDTEGARCALQSLETAVGLTRSGAAGALITGPVSKARLYDIGFTHPGQTEFVAERCGVSRDNAVMMLAGPTLRVVPITTHVPLASVHDLLTTELVAAKGRATARGLIRNFGISRPRLAFAGFNPHAGESGAIGQEEIDVIAPAIARLRDEGIDATGPFAADTMFHPRARANFDAALCPYHDQALIPIKTLHFDEGVNMTLGLPIVRTSPDHGTAFGIAGTNQAEPGAMIAALRLAASAAERRSEALASRDK; encoded by the coding sequence ATGATCCCGCCGCTCGCAGTCGCGATGGGAGACCCGGCCGGTGTGGGGCCGGAAATCGTTGCCAAGGCCTGGATGGCACGCGGCGTTCATTCGTTGACGCCGTTTTTCGTGGTCGGCGATATGCAGGCGATCTCGGCTGTCTGGGACGGACCCGTCGCCGCCATCGACCGTCCCCAGGAAGCGGCGGCCGTCTTCGCCACCGCGCTGCCGATCCTGACCGTGCACAATTCGGGCAATACGGTTCCGGGGAAACCGGATACCGAGGGTGCGCGCTGCGCCCTGCAATCGCTGGAAACGGCGGTGGGCCTGACGCGATCGGGGGCCGCCGGCGCATTGATAACCGGCCCGGTGTCGAAGGCCCGCCTCTACGATATCGGCTTCACGCATCCCGGCCAGACCGAATTCGTGGCCGAGCGTTGTGGCGTTTCGCGGGACAATGCGGTGATGATGCTCGCCGGGCCGACGCTGCGCGTGGTCCCGATCACAACGCATGTCCCGCTCGCGTCGGTGCATGACCTGCTCACCACCGAACTCGTCGCTGCCAAGGGCCGGGCAACGGCACGGGGTCTGATCCGCAATTTCGGGATCAGCCGGCCTCGATTGGCCTTTGCCGGTTTCAATCCGCATGCCGGCGAAAGCGGCGCGATCGGGCAGGAGGAGATCGACGTCATCGCTCCGGCAATCGCGCGGTTGCGCGACGAAGGCATCGACGCCACCGGCCCGTTCGCGGCCGACACCATGTTCCACCCGCGGGCGCGGGCGAATTTCGATGCCGCCTTGTGTCCCTATCACGATCAGGCGCTGATCCCGATCAAGACCCTGCATTTCGATGAGGGCGTGAACATGACGCTCGGGCTTCCCATCGTTCGCACCTCGCCCGATCACGGGACGGCGTTCGGCATCGCCGGCACCAACCAGGCGGAGCCGGGGGCCATGATCGCCGCGCTTCGCCTGGCGGCGAGCGCCGCCGAACGCCGAAGCGAGGCGCTCGCGTCGCGCGACAAATGA
- a CDS encoding peptidylprolyl isomerase: MINKVSSFGRAFGLAVGLCATTALVAQTVPDESSPDAGLDLPANLEIFGDANPNVRKPTAIVNNAVITGTDIDRRVAMVTALNGLDLKNDKQRQQLRLQVLRSLIDETLEIQEARANEIEVTPEEISQAYVRLSQRFNRSPEEMTAYLDKVGSSEQSLKRQIQGEVAWNRLLERRVEPFVNVGDEEVQAILDRLEASKGTEEYHLKEIFLRSTPQNSDQVFAQGKQLIEQMKQGAPFEYLARTYSDATTRAVGGDLDWVRLDTLPEALADAAQQLSIGQVAGPVEVGGGFSILYLADKRQVLTADPRDSVLHLRQLTLNFPSGTTEAQAQARAAEFAKATQKIQGCGDAENTAKEINVEVVDNDSVRVRDLPPQLQEIMLKMKVGEVTPPFGSADQGVRVLVLCGRDDARGASLPSPSQVQAGLEQDRVNLRAQRMLRDLRRDAIIEYR, from the coding sequence ATGATTAACAAGGTTTCCAGCTTTGGCCGCGCTTTCGGCCTTGCCGTCGGACTGTGCGCGACGACCGCATTGGTGGCGCAAACGGTCCCGGACGAATCGAGCCCCGATGCCGGGCTCGACCTGCCGGCGAATCTGGAAATCTTCGGCGATGCGAACCCGAACGTGCGCAAGCCCACGGCGATCGTGAACAATGCCGTGATCACCGGCACCGATATCGACCGCCGCGTCGCGATGGTGACGGCGCTCAACGGACTGGACCTGAAGAACGACAAGCAGCGCCAGCAACTGCGCCTTCAGGTCTTGCGCTCGTTGATCGACGAGACGCTGGAGATTCAGGAAGCCCGCGCCAACGAGATCGAGGTAACGCCCGAGGAAATCAGCCAGGCCTATGTGCGGTTGTCGCAGCGCTTCAACCGCTCGCCAGAGGAGATGACGGCCTATCTCGACAAGGTGGGATCGTCCGAACAGTCGCTGAAGCGACAGATCCAGGGCGAGGTCGCCTGGAACCGTCTGCTCGAGCGCCGCGTCGAGCCGTTCGTCAATGTCGGCGATGAGGAGGTGCAGGCCATCCTCGACCGATTGGAAGCGTCGAAGGGCACGGAGGAATACCACCTCAAGGAAATCTTCCTCCGTTCAACCCCGCAGAACAGCGATCAGGTGTTCGCGCAGGGCAAGCAATTGATCGAACAGATGAAGCAGGGTGCGCCGTTCGAATATCTGGCGCGGACCTATTCCGATGCCACGACGCGCGCGGTCGGCGGCGATCTGGACTGGGTCCGGCTCGATACCCTGCCGGAGGCCCTTGCCGACGCCGCGCAGCAGTTGAGCATCGGTCAGGTCGCGGGTCCGGTCGAGGTCGGTGGCGGCTTTTCGATCCTGTACCTGGCCGACAAGCGCCAGGTCCTGACCGCTGATCCGCGCGATTCGGTGCTCCATCTGCGCCAACTGACGCTCAATTTTCCCTCGGGCACGACGGAAGCACAAGCGCAGGCCCGCGCAGCCGAGTTCGCGAAGGCCACTCAGAAGATCCAGGGGTGCGGCGATGCCGAAAATACCGCGAAGGAAATCAATGTCGAAGTGGTCGACAACGATTCCGTGCGCGTCCGCGACCTGCCTCCGCAACTGCAGGAAATCATGCTGAAGATGAAGGTTGGAGAGGTCACGCCGCCGTTCGGCTCCGCCGATCAGGGCGTGCGCGTGCTCGTCCTGTGCGGTCGCGACGACGCGCGCGGCGCTTCCCTGCCCTCTCCGAGCCAGGTGCAGGCCGGCCTTGAGCAGGATCGCGTCAACCTGCGGGCGCAACGAATGCTTCGCGACCTGCGACGCGACGCCATCATTGAATATCGCTGA
- a CDS encoding LPS-assembly protein LptD, with protein sequence MLAALPASAQDLLDRPAAPPPPDQQPPADSEQIRFSAEQLEYDSEADVVTATGNVRLFRQGSRLRADQVVWNRRTGQVVATGNIAITNPEGDVAYGDRIELTDTLRDGMVENMLVVLDEGGRIAAARGSRQDNGVIRVEHAAYTGCSVETSDGCPKEPSWKITAARVIYDPATSRIRYSGARLQLFDLPAIPLPAFSHPVGGGNDDGLLGPDIRYDRVNGVEVAVPYFWSFAPDRDLTITPHVFTDALPVIEGEYRELNDLGAFRIQGFGTYSRQSDDQVSNLTAAGSNNEFRGYLDAVGHYQFDSHWSASTSLRIASDDTFLRRYDISRDTRLRNNVTVARVDRDSYLSVAGWAVQTLRLDEKQGMQPVALPEIDYRRRLGLLGGTMMLQLNTLAITRDEGQDTQRAFASARWDLRKLTRWGQEVTFTAYARGDVYRADDTLLTDVVRYRGEEGVNTRAIGALAIDVKWPLIGSFLGGTQQLTPRVQIVASPKVRNLAIPNEDARAVDLEDSNLFALNRFPGYDRFEDSTRFTYGLDWQADLPGLSIVTTVGQSYRLSSDPTLFPDGTGLTDRFSDFVGRTEVRFRDFVSFTHRYRLDKDNFAVRRNEIDATVGSRATYAMLGYLRLNRNITLDLEDLRDREEARVGGRVAIGRFWSVFGAATVDLTDRREDIYSQADGFEPVRSRLGVAYEDDCLKLGLTWKRDYEDTGDARRGNSYLLTLSFKNLGR encoded by the coding sequence ATGCTGGCCGCCTTGCCGGCATCGGCGCAGGACCTGCTCGATCGCCCGGCCGCGCCACCGCCGCCCGATCAGCAACCACCCGCCGACAGCGAGCAGATTCGCTTCAGTGCGGAGCAACTCGAATATGACAGCGAGGCCGATGTCGTTACCGCCACGGGCAACGTCCGTCTCTTCCGACAGGGCAGCCGCCTCCGCGCAGACCAGGTCGTGTGGAACCGCCGGACCGGCCAGGTCGTGGCGACCGGAAACATCGCGATCACCAATCCCGAGGGCGACGTCGCCTATGGCGACCGTATCGAACTGACCGATACGCTGCGCGACGGAATGGTCGAAAACATGCTCGTCGTGCTCGATGAAGGCGGCCGCATCGCCGCCGCGCGGGGCTCGCGCCAGGACAACGGGGTCATCCGCGTCGAACATGCCGCTTATACCGGCTGCTCGGTGGAGACCAGCGACGGATGTCCGAAGGAACCGTCGTGGAAGATTACCGCTGCCCGCGTCATCTATGACCCTGCGACCAGCAGAATCAGATACAGCGGCGCGCGCCTGCAGTTGTTCGACCTGCCGGCCATTCCGCTGCCGGCCTTTTCCCACCCTGTCGGCGGCGGCAATGACGACGGGCTCCTCGGCCCCGACATCCGGTATGACCGGGTCAACGGCGTAGAAGTCGCCGTCCCCTATTTCTGGAGCTTCGCGCCCGACCGCGACCTCACGATCACGCCGCATGTCTTCACCGACGCCCTGCCCGTGATCGAGGGTGAATATCGCGAATTGAACGACCTGGGCGCCTTTCGCATTCAGGGTTTCGGGACCTATTCGCGTCAGAGCGACGATCAGGTAAGCAACCTCACCGCCGCTGGCAGCAACAACGAGTTCCGGGGATATCTGGATGCGGTCGGACATTACCAGTTCGATTCGCACTGGAGCGCCTCTACCTCCCTGCGAATCGCATCCGACGATACCTTTCTGCGCCGCTATGACATTTCGCGCGATACGCGGCTGCGCAACAATGTGACGGTCGCTCGCGTCGATCGCGACAGTTATCTGTCGGTCGCCGGTTGGGCGGTGCAGACTCTGCGCCTCGACGAAAAACAGGGCATGCAGCCCGTCGCCTTGCCGGAGATCGATTATCGGCGGCGGCTGGGTCTGCTCGGCGGCACGATGATGTTGCAACTCAATACGCTCGCCATCACGCGGGACGAGGGGCAGGATACGCAGCGCGCATTCGCATCCGCACGCTGGGATCTGCGCAAGCTGACCCGCTGGGGCCAGGAGGTCACGTTCACCGCATATGCCCGCGGCGACGTTTATCGCGCCGACGACACGCTGCTGACGGACGTGGTGCGCTATCGCGGCGAGGAAGGCGTGAACACGCGTGCGATCGGCGCGCTCGCGATCGACGTCAAATGGCCGCTCATCGGGAGCTTTCTGGGCGGAACGCAGCAACTGACGCCACGCGTTCAGATCGTGGCGTCGCCAAAGGTCCGCAATCTCGCCATTCCCAATGAGGATGCCCGCGCGGTCGATCTGGAGGATTCGAACCTCTTCGCGCTCAATCGCTTTCCCGGATATGACCGGTTCGAGGATTCGACGCGTTTCACCTATGGGCTGGACTGGCAGGCGGACCTGCCCGGCCTGTCGATCGTGACGACGGTGGGACAGAGCTATCGTCTGTCGTCGGACCCGACGCTCTTTCCGGACGGCACGGGACTGACCGACCGCTTCTCGGATTTCGTCGGCCGGACGGAGGTCCGCTTTCGCGACTTCGTGTCGTTCACCCACCGCTACCGGCTCGACAAGGACAATTTCGCGGTGCGGCGGAACGAGATCGATGCAACGGTCGGATCGCGGGCGACATACGCCATGCTGGGTTATCTCCGGCTGAACCGGAACATCACGCTCGATCTGGAGGATCTGCGCGACCGGGAAGAGGCGCGCGTCGGCGGCCGCGTCGCGATCGGTCGCTTCTGGTCCGTGTTCGGCGCCGCCACCGTCGACCTGACCGACCGGCGCGAGGACATCTATTCCCAGGCCGACGGATTCGAGCCGGTGCGAAGCCGACTGGGCGTCGCGTATGAAGACGACTGCCTGAAGCTTGGCCTTACATGGAAGCGCGATTATGAGGATACCGGCGACGCGCGGCGGGGAAACAGTTATCTGCTGACACTGTCTTTCAAGAATCTGGGGCGCTAA
- a CDS encoding leucyl aminopeptidase: MKIQFATSLPETQMLILPVEKGGLDRLELGDTDTRALLVGAAEASRFEGDAGATVEVFTSRNGKAARTVLLGIGSGNEGDYERAGGAITARYLSSGVETAAVDFDSIPAKPSAQAAARFAAAMVQRSWRHDIYRTKEPVKAKPTLATVTIAGAPEGTEAAYAVADAITQGMAFTRELVAEPANVLYPESFVERAQHLKEFGVEIDVLDEQAMRDLGMLALLGVAQGSRKAPRLLVMRWNGKGDGANPDLALVGKGVTFDSGGISLKPGAGMEDMKWDMGGAGAVAGTMKALALRKARANVIGVCGLVENMPDGNAQRPGDVVKSMSGQTIEVINTDAEGRLVLCDALHWVQETHKPKTIIDLATLTGAMIVALGHDHAGIFSNDDALADGLIKAGLASGDKLWRLPVNDTYNKLLDSQIADMKNVGPRAAGSITAAQFLQRFIQDGVRWAHLDIAGMAWSDKPGAHFDKGATGFGVRVLDRYVADNLEK; encoded by the coding sequence ATGAAAATCCAGTTCGCTACCTCGCTGCCCGAAACGCAGATGCTCATTCTTCCGGTGGAAAAGGGTGGGCTGGACCGGCTTGAGCTCGGCGATACGGATACCCGCGCACTTCTGGTCGGCGCCGCGGAGGCCAGCCGGTTCGAAGGCGATGCGGGCGCCACCGTCGAGGTTTTCACGAGCCGAAACGGCAAGGCGGCGCGCACCGTCCTGCTGGGCATCGGCAGTGGCAACGAGGGCGATTACGAGCGGGCCGGCGGCGCGATCACCGCGCGGTATCTGAGTTCCGGTGTCGAGACGGCGGCGGTCGACTTCGATTCCATACCCGCCAAGCCTTCGGCCCAGGCCGCAGCGCGCTTCGCAGCGGCGATGGTACAGCGCTCCTGGCGCCATGACATCTACCGGACGAAGGAGCCGGTAAAGGCGAAGCCGACGCTGGCGACGGTCACGATCGCCGGCGCACCCGAAGGGACGGAAGCCGCCTATGCGGTCGCCGACGCGATCACGCAGGGCATGGCCTTCACCCGGGAACTGGTCGCCGAGCCTGCGAACGTGTTGTATCCGGAAAGCTTCGTCGAGCGCGCGCAGCATCTGAAGGAATTCGGCGTCGAAATCGACGTGCTGGATGAACAGGCGATGCGCGATCTCGGCATGCTGGCGCTGCTCGGCGTGGCGCAGGGTTCGCGCAAGGCGCCGCGGCTGCTCGTGATGCGCTGGAACGGAAAGGGCGACGGCGCCAATCCGGACCTCGCGCTGGTGGGCAAGGGCGTGACCTTCGATTCGGGCGGCATTTCGCTGAAGCCGGGTGCCGGCATGGAGGACATGAAGTGGGACATGGGCGGCGCCGGTGCGGTGGCCGGCACCATGAAGGCGCTCGCCCTGCGCAAGGCCAGGGCGAACGTCATTGGCGTCTGCGGACTTGTCGAGAACATGCCGGACGGCAACGCCCAGCGTCCCGGTGACGTCGTGAAGTCGATGTCGGGCCAGACCATCGAGGTCATCAACACCGACGCCGAGGGGCGTCTCGTGCTTTGCGACGCGCTGCACTGGGTACAGGAGACGCACAAGCCCAAGACGATCATCGACCTCGCCACGCTGACGGGCGCGATGATCGTGGCGCTGGGGCACGATCATGCCGGCATCTTCTCCAACGACGACGCGCTGGCAGACGGTCTCATCAAGGCGGGGCTGGCCTCGGGCGACAAGCTATGGCGACTGCCGGTGAACGACACCTATAACAAGCTGCTCGACAGCCAGATCGCGGACATGAAGAATGTCGGTCCGCGCGCAGCCGGCTCGATCACGGCGGCGCAGTTCCTGCAGCGCTTCATCCAGGACGGTGTGCGCTGGGCGCATCTCGACATCGCCGGCATGGCGTGGTCGGACAAGCCCGGCGCCCATTTCGACAAGGGCGCGACCGGCTTCGGCGTCCGCGTGCTGGATCGCTACGTCGCGGATAATCTGGAGAAGTAG
- a CDS encoding DNA polymerase III subunit chi — protein MQVDFYHLTRMPLDRALPRIAERVIEKNGRLLIVSDSEAQRATLDRLLWSYRADSFLPHAQAGAGDDANQPVLISGEPEAANGARNIALADGIWRDRSLSFDRAFHFFDEDRITDARQAWKALADRAGVERRYWKQNEQGRWEQAA, from the coding sequence GTGCAGGTCGATTTCTATCATCTGACCCGGATGCCGCTCGATCGCGCGCTGCCGCGCATCGCGGAGCGGGTAATCGAAAAGAATGGCCGTTTGCTGATCGTTTCGGACAGCGAAGCGCAACGGGCAACGCTGGACCGTCTGTTGTGGAGTTACCGGGCCGACAGCTTCCTTCCCCATGCCCAGGCTGGCGCGGGCGACGACGCCAACCAGCCGGTGCTGATCTCCGGCGAACCCGAGGCCGCAAACGGAGCGCGCAACATCGCGCTTGCCGATGGGATCTGGCGCGACCGGTCGCTGTCGTTCGACCGCGCCTTTCATTTCTTCGACGAAGACCGGATCACCGATGCACGTCAGGCGTGGAAGGCGCTTGCCGATCGCGCCGGTGTCGAGCGCCGCTACTGGAAGCAGAACGAACAGGGACGCTGGGAACAGGCGGCCTGA
- the ndk gene encoding nucleoside-diphosphate kinase, whose protein sequence is MAANRTFSIIKPDATRRNLTGAVTKMLEEAGLRVVASKRIRMTREQAEGFYAVHKERPFFNDLVAFMTSGPVVVQVLEGEDAVKRNRDVMGATNPENAEEGTIRKTYAESIEANSVHGSDSDENAATEIAFFFKPEEIVG, encoded by the coding sequence ATGGCCGCGAACCGGACCTTTTCGATCATCAAGCCCGATGCCACCCGCCGCAACCTGACCGGCGCGGTCACCAAGATGCTGGAGGAGGCCGGCCTGCGCGTCGTCGCGTCCAAGCGCATCCGCATGACGCGCGAGCAGGCCGAGGGCTTCTACGCGGTGCACAAGGAGCGCCCCTTCTTCAACGATCTCGTCGCGTTCATGACGTCGGGTCCCGTCGTCGTGCAGGTGCTCGAGGGCGAGGACGCGGTGAAGCGCAATCGCGACGTCATGGGTGCGACCAACCCGGAAAATGCCGAGGAGGGCACGATCCGCAAGACCTATGCGGAATCGATCGAGGCCAACTCGGTCCACGGCTCGGACAGCGACGAAAATGCGGCGACCGAGATCGCCTTCTTCTTCAAGCCGGAAGAAATTGTCGGCTGA
- a CDS encoding GNAT family N-acetyltransferase translates to MSADPVFALRRAAAGDAAALSLVASATFLDTFAGILDGSDIVAHCAANNAPLKFEAWFADPGSVITVAEAGEGGAPVGYTVLTSPDLPLETGPEDVELKRIYVLSRLHGSGVGRALMNRAFDDARKLGRRRVLLGVYGRNDRARAFYERHGFRLVGERRFLVGKTWHEDVVYARSL, encoded by the coding sequence TTGTCGGCTGATCCGGTGTTTGCATTGCGGCGCGCGGCGGCGGGTGATGCCGCCGCGCTGTCGCTGGTCGCATCGGCGACGTTTCTCGATACCTTCGCCGGCATCCTGGACGGCAGCGACATCGTCGCCCACTGTGCCGCGAACAACGCCCCGCTGAAATTCGAAGCCTGGTTCGCCGATCCGGGCAGCGTGATCACCGTTGCCGAAGCAGGCGAGGGCGGAGCGCCGGTGGGATATACGGTTCTGACCAGCCCCGACCTTCCGCTGGAAACCGGCCCGGAAGACGTGGAATTGAAGCGTATCTACGTGCTTTCGCGCCTGCACGGTTCGGGCGTCGGCCGCGCGCTGATGAATCGTGCGTTCGACGATGCGCGAAAGCTGGGCCGGCGGCGCGTGCTGCTCGGCGTATACGGCAGGAATGATCGGGCAAGGGCTTTTTATGAGCGTCACGGTTTTCGCCTCGTGGGAGAGCGGCGATTTCTCGTCGGCAAGACCTGGCACGAGGACGTGGTGTATGCGCGATCGCTTTAG